One Ciona intestinalis unplaced genomic scaffold, KH HT000070.2, whole genome shotgun sequence DNA segment encodes these proteins:
- the ci-cmub116 gene encoding uncharacterized protein LOC100186480, protein MADEQPPVTEPEKENVTNIPTAGESTEVSNENEAEPQTAQPVEASDNAPVEQQRTVEPEPNEPSVTEDATTERSDFPATAPQESEPTATEASKAENEVTEEKEPTVTVKFQLVPSKEVITVATPLNVTIQQLSMQLSSDVKVPASLLHFSYEGKSVDPETTLKDLGVAPTGTIQLDVTSSDPVTSPLKTTGAREQLGSSDVITVRLIKENNEYEDVVVEIERAVKRKPFLGGFRHKISGVEYHHANAQTQAKTRPPSGTEKFTRDCQTVFERNRTSQTTNTTSTQMTKVGCYVSTEQDKLLAPGKYTTYQEYFARRLKAVIVLQSYFRRWQARSLVRELKLDRDRRIEWEKEEEIRKRREKEERIKKEFERRMKPKTKEDFDLLYAALEKWRLEELGHINEELEGPERKAALCALLEQETQLITSIGRHELDAAKNNKEKRIQKFLDKAAAPKRWKAYDGRYTEMDTQYTIRAKEMRDIYNSINMKYLTQDERLDVLLTLKHTVKEHDCKLTREIIELIDREADLLMRGVVEANLEGLRKRIATLFLQYCKNPLFNPEAARLLKVPQDPSTLRKDIYFCPSANQYLPSTEFKIQANSRSVGKCRKVQQLDNAARTRQDYSHYRIMLRDLRRTEEGYADNSQIAYLIQEKDLQYLVENIWGSQSILSAWDDLYDLMLVRWDKDEEWSPWNCILLTKDEATAHSRLDHLNEAYGQVFILKVQNKHTLARIYFSRLPGMSEQLRRKVTGSQRLPGPGEVRGKNALSAF, encoded by the exons ATGGCCGACGAACAACCACCAGTAACAGAACCTGAAAAggaaaatgtaacaaaca TCCCAACTGCTGGAGAATCAACAGAAGTTAGTAATGAAAATGAGGCTGAACCGCAAACGGCACAACCAGTTGAAGCTTCAg ATAATGCACCAGTTGAACAACAACGCACAGTGGAGCCAGAGCCAAATGAACCAAGTGTAACAGAGGATGCAACAACAGAAAGGTCAGATTTCCCCGCCACAGCTCCGCAAGAATCGGAGCCTACTGCTACTGAGGCGTCAAAGGCCGAGAATGAAGTAACAGAAGAAAAAGAACCAACTGTGAcag taaaGTTCCAACTTGTCCCAAGCAAAGAAGTTATAACAGTAGCCACCCCACTTAATGTAACAATACAACAACTCAGCATGCAACTATCAAGTGATGTAAAAGTCCCAGCTTCCCTTTTGCATTTCTCATATGAAG GCAAGTCAGTTGACCCTGAAACCACATTAAAAGACTTGGGAGTTGCTCCAACTGGTACAATCCAGTTAGATGTGACCTCAAGTGACCCTGTGACATCACCACTTAAAACCACTGGTGCTAGAGAGCAACTTGGGTCATCTGATGTAATAACAGTCAGACTTATTAAAG aaaacaatGAATACGAAGACGTAGTGGTTGAAATAGAACGTGCAGTAAAACGTAAACCTTTTCTTGGAGGGTTCCGCCATAAAATATCTGGAGTAGAATACCATCATGCTAATGCACAGACACAAGCAAAGACAAGACCTCCAAGTGGGACTGAAAAGTTTACCAGAGATTGCCAG ACGGTGTTTGAACGGAACCGAACAAGTCAAACCACGAACACAACTTCGACCCAGATGACAAAAGTTGGTTGTTATGTTTCAACAGAGCAAGACAAACTGTTGGCACCTGGAAAATATACAACTTATCAAGAGTATTTTGCAAGGAGACTAAAAGCT gtCATAGTTTTGCAATCTTATTTCCGGAGATGGCAAGCCAGGAGTCTCGTTAGGGAGTTGAAGCTGGATCGAGACAGGAGGATAGAGTGGGAAAAAGAGGAGGaaataagaaaaagaagaGAAAAGGAGGAACGGATAAAGAAAGAGTTTGAGAGAAGAATGAaaccaaaaacaaaagaaGATTTTGACCTTCTGTATGCTGCCCTTGAAA AATGGAGATTGGAAGAGCTTGGGCACATCAATGAGGAATTGGAAGGTCCTGAGAGAAAGGCAGCTTTATGTGCGTTGTTAGAACAAGAAACGCAGCTCATAACTTCTATAGGAAGGCATGAGCTTGATGCTGCAAagaataataaagaaaaacggATTCAAAAGTTCCTGGATAAG GCTGCAGCCCCTAAACGATGGAAAGCATACGACGGTCGTTACACCGAGATGGACACACAATATACTATACGTGCCAAGGAAATGAGAGATATATACAACAGTATTAACATGAAGTATCTCACACAAGATGAACGCCTGGATGTTCTACTGACACTCAAACATACTGTAAAG GAGCATGATTGCAAACTGACAAGAGAAATCATAGAACTGATCGACCGAGAAGCGGATTTACTAATGCGAGGAGTAGTGGAAGCAAACTTGGAAGGATTGAGGAAGAGGATCGCAACTCTCTTCCTCCAGTATTGCAAGAATCCTCTCTTTAATCCGGAAGCCGCAAGATTGCTAaag GTTCCACAAGACCCCAGTACACTGAGGAAAGATATTTACTTCTGTCCAAGTGCCAACCAATATCTCCCATCAACtgagtttaaaatacaagcaAACTCAAGATCGGTCGGAAAATGCAGAAA AGTTCAACAACTGGACAATGCAGCTCGTACTAGACAGGATTATTCTCACTACAGAATCATGTTGCGTGATTTACGACGCACCGAGGAAGGATATGCTGATAATAGTCAGATTGCTTATCTTATACAG GAAAAAGATCTCCAATACCTTGTTGAGAACATATGGGGATCACAGAGCATCCTAAGTGCGTGGGATGACTTATATGACCTTATGCTTGTAAGATGGGATAAAGATGAAGAATGGTCCCCTTGGAATTGCATCTTGCTCACTAAAGATGAAGCCACAGCTCATTCAAGGCTTGATCATCTGAATgag GCATACGGGCAAGTTTTCATCCTGAAGGtgcaaaataaacacacaCTGGCTCGCATTTACTTCAGTAGACTACCTGGTATGTCTGAGCAGTTGAGACGGAAGGTCACAGGGTCACAGAGGCTTCCTGGTCCGGGAGAAGTGAGGGGGAAAAACGCATTAAGTGCTTTTTaa
- the LOC100186527 gene encoding cation-independent mannose-6-phosphate receptor, whose protein sequence is MIIKYTLYFAAILFIASPTYAEVFQSCENVHGKNLSQLTGNWTTYRDGGDTVQHYLIDICQTVNQAGCDGSSICWVQNNGVGKSLGDAAMPPNVMYQSASSVSFYLEYNTTKLCQSNSNGTFFYRSSITFECGKTLGSPVVISSDICSVDFIWETSLACRTSEYDAINEVRCYAYDSNHHKRDLESLIKRVGGHKVTDPTSSISDKIYINVCRDIRSVGGDSEFSNVGQCPEGSAACLVKEGVGYALGFVGSPLSIGENNRMVLTYHGEASNSPPECLGNIPQVKINFVCPGADRGGSRPPIITSSTNCQYSIEWWTEAACITDFVTSTTCGLDLARHGVDLDLSPLTLHGNHYTVNIHDTADTVFYINVCEATGTSCGAKRDKTKNTVCQTTSSNTLGYIGGELDGYRVKYFDGQLTLTYKDGDRCHGNGFRRTSVILFQCNKTAGVGSPIFSHELHCTYYFEWQTSHACIAADPSCHLVDEKGQNYDLSPLTRTLDSHNTNWEVLDGSETASNNRRRYFVNVCGEVIRDADTVNCPPSSSVCLVQGANTPLSFGSFSRSKITAKSNTIMLNYTGGVCASGGMKTALITMYCRLGDLESSPVLKYRSSDDCVVSMTWHTAAACPLKTVTGTGCMVSDEDSGLTFDLRRLTQSEHMYKIPVGDYDYYLNVCGELKNTPCNNQNNHPAVCQSKRSGQMRSFTTGQVSDKLTYYDGFIKLVYTDGDSYSNKLHNRSTQISFLCDNSRGVGHPEFVNEGNFTYLFNWYTSYVCPAASVQCMATDPNTGDQYDLSSLAKSEDNEDANWSAMGGEDTVKGKTKYYLNVCRPVNEVQGTSAMDSCDALAAACSTTVDANGQEKVGISNLGKPTSAPIIESKGHLSITYTNGEACVENGVSKNFTTTIHFVCVKGAISSTPSFIEKSACSVSFMWNTETACPITSITQGSCEVVDPNSRLTYNLRPLMRKADNPYRVDGVHGYQYYINICGSVSSCQATTSPIGACRVESYTNAIDQKATNTSSLSYSDDGQLSLTYQSSQRNQDGSFLTYVVNFICNHTVAVGEPKLTDVDGHIIRLDFQTSLACQPDTVDCIVADDMGNQYDLTPLSNPNHPWDVVDTQVSRRFYVSVCRPLPAVSGCPGGGTGACFIQHATDNTIQGHSLGLIQSNPTAVTQNGTASTVSIRYMGGDVCEADHTMRYSTRILFICSTTKGRSPVLQPNSDTPCDFVFVWETPFACPIKKSITKKGHPCSVVEPLYQMTFDLSTMTSTTDYTVSGGTEWDFKLNICSKLNNGIGACEQSGACQVSKTKANKVHTAGNPNTTLIYDDAVIKLTYLHGERCHNNQFERTSEFRFTCHHHGNDKPTFINETHDCTYLFDWPTPKACPPIKIIECTAQDSEGHQYDLSALSLMHDNHMISSSQTGRSYYINVCRSMLHRPTVTCPPNSAACVRNADNSFTNLGSVDSSPHFVDGKLQLCYTHGDNCRGNQNYTTTVTFECSQTSAVQTTPIVTSTEDECNVQILWTTSAACPVQQGNTLGSCKTSNPATGHEFDLSSLESTTFHTTQALHGKEYHINVCEKVNDPHCPANSGNCLHGSGSYISYGEANANLTYTDGALALVYEHGDICPADDRYRHSTEISFVCHRSTSPNLQAPETPSTTPIHISDDEDTCTHYYTWSTYLACEQQFPCAVNDMTSAVPRIIDLSPFVRESGHYPTISNIVGDRGTYFINICRPLQPIQGVTCPPGSAACEVIPGHQPQSLGSIDPTHHSMSYESETNTVSLVYHSNRRCTTSSNATATVTTQIVFSCLQGAGKGEPRLTAVTSDCVYLFSWPTDLILCDSQTTSPSSGECKFTDEAKKLTYDLSKLETKTITDTIGSIQVSLCQPLSSPPECQGAAVCYEDTSHHKVSLGSASTRTFSAGFSSEYPLTAHYADGAVCGRTPNKHRSTTILFICDMNPTEPELIHNGDECLYTVYWKTPLVCPPVSESCVVADTTLGLTFDLSLLSSLTHAWHFRNNGYSYYFNLCRAVHTTGSHQCKDGSSVCRKKGAEAKSFGIVSSQKTSVVSATEIEITYTGGDKGLCTSGTAPLKTIIRLQCSPTIMGNPQFESFSENSCELRVAWKTRIACSDSPTSVTPDRTGKFVDPKSGVTFDLSPLMNKRSWVAGGDLREDTSSYKYMISIRGNPDISSVNPSYSQACGDIATVCQYKKDTNFVRKIGELSPHSPTYVMSDGTLELNFTSNDKCGKDPKKTSYVIISLSCGDNGLGSPTFFYESNDCGYYFHWYTSVMCADIEIVSSNKTNSRSNTPVSNPGSSTGQHSNAGGIRGWSFCDRRGFVYSRNCVP, encoded by the exons atgattataaaatatacGTTGTATTTTGCTGCTATATTATTTATTGCTTCGCCTACATACGCGGAAGTTTTTCAAAGTTGTGAAAATGTTCACGGGAAAAATTTAAGCCAACTTACAGG caATTGGACAACATATAGAGATGGTGGCGATACTGTACAACATTATTTGATTGACATTTGTCAAACTGTCAATCAGGCTGGATGTGATGGAAGCTCCATATGTTGGGTGCAAAATAAtg GTGTGGGAAAATCTCTCGGGGACGCTGCCATGCCTCCAAATGTTATGTACCAATCTGCATCATCTGTTAGTTTCTACCTTGAATACAACACAACAAAGCTGTGCCAATCTAATTCAAATGGAACATTTTTCTACAGAAGTAGCATTACTTTTGAATGCGGAAAAACTTTG GGTTCCCCTGTTGTAATATCATCAGACATATGTAGTGTGGATTTTATTTGGGAGACGAGTCTAGCATGTCGTACTTCGGAATATGATGCTATAAATGAAGTCCGATGTTATGCCTATGACTCCAATCACCATAAAAGAGACTTAGAGAGCTTGATTAAAAGG GTCGGAGGTCACAAGGTCACTGACCCCACTAGCTCGATTTCGGACAAAATTTACATCAACGTTTGTCGGGATATTCGCTCAGTAGGTGGCGACAGTGAGTTCAGTAATGTGGGTCAATGTCCGGAGGGTTCAGCTGCTTGCTTAGTAAAAGAAGGTGTGGGTTATGCCTTGGGTTTCGTGGGATCACCTTTGAGTATTGGGGAAAATAACAG AATGGTATTAACCTACCACGGAGAAGCAAGCAACAGTCCCCCAGAATGTTTAGGAAACATTCCTCAAGTTAAGATTAACTTTGTGTGTCCAGGTGCTGATAGAGGGGGTAGCAG ACCCCCAATTATAACAAGTTCAACCAATTGTCAATACTCCATCGAGTGGTGGACGGAAGCTGCGTGCATCACTGACTTTGTAACAAGCACGACCTGCGGGCTTGACCTTGCACGTCATGGGGTTGACCTTGACCTTTCACCTTTGACCTTGCAtg GTAATCATTACACTGTAAATATTCATGATACAGCAGACACTGTTTTTTACATCAATGTGTGTGAAGCCACTGGAACTTCGTGCGGTGCTAAAAGAGATAAAACTAAGAACACTGTATGCCAAACTACAT CAAGCAACACGCTTGGATACATAGGGGGTGAACTAGATGGTTACAGGGTGAAATATTTTGACGGACAGCTCACCCTCACTTACAAAGATGGCGACCGTTGTCACGGCAACGGCTTTCGTCGCACATCAGTGATTTTATTCCAATGCAATAAAACTGCAG GCGTTGGCAGCCCTATTTTCAGCCATGAGTTACACTGTACATATTACTTTGAATGGCAAACAAGTCACGCTTGCATTGCTGCTGATCCATCATGTCATCTAGTGGATGAAAAAGGACAGAATTACGATTTATCCCCTCTCACAAGAACATTAG ATTCACACAACACAAACTGGGAAGTACTGGATGGCAGTGAAACAGCTTCGAATAACAGACGcagatattttgttaatgtttgtGG AGAAGTAATAAGAGATGCTGACACCGTAAACTGCCCACCAAGTTCCTCTGTATGCCTTGTACAAGGTGCTAATACTCCACTGTCGTTTGGTTCTTTTTCAAGATCAAAGATCACAGCTAAA AGCAACACAATAATGTTAAACTATACTGGTGGTGTTTGTGCTTCTGGTGGAATGAAAACCGCTCTCATTACAATGTATTGTAGGCTTG GTGATTTGGAAAGTAGTCCTGTGTTAAAGTATCGGTCCTCTGATGATTGTGTGGTGTCTATGACATGGCATACAGCAGCAGCTTGTCCATTGAAAACAGTGACAGGTACAGGGTGTATGGTCAGTGATGAAGATTCTGGTCTGACCTTTGACCTCAGAAGGCTCACCCAATCAGAACACATGTATAAG aTACCAGTTGGAGATTATGATTATTACCTTAATGTATGCGGGGAGCTTAAAAACACGCCGTGTAATAACCAGAACAACCATCCTGCTGTTTGTCAGAGCAAGAGGTCGGGTCAAATGAGGAGTTTCACTACTGGTCAAGTATCTG ATAAGCTCACATACTATGACGGCTTCATCAAGCTTGTATATACTGATGGTGACTCCTATAGCAACAAACTACACAACAGATCAACTCAGATTTCATTCCTATGCGATAACTCAAGAGGTGTCGGACATCCTGAGTTTGTGAATGAAGGAAATTTTACTTATCTGTTTAACTG GTACACCTCATACGTGTGCCCTGCTGCATCTGTCCAATGCATGGCAACAGACCCAAACACAGGCGATCAATATGATCTCTCATCTCTTGCTAAATCTGAGGATAATGAAGATGCCAACTGGTCAGCTATGGGGGGAGAAGACACAGTTAAG GGTAAAACGAAATATTACTTGAATGTATGTCGTCCTGTTAATGAAGTTCAAGGCACCAGTGCTATGGATTCATGTGATGCATTAGCTGCTGCTTGCTCTACAACTGTGGATGCAAATGGACAG GAAAAAGTTGGAATTTCTAATCTTGGTAAGCCTACCAGTGCTCCAATTATAGAAAGCAAAGGCCATTTATCTATTACATACACAAATGGAGAAGCATGTGTGGAAAACGGAGtttcaaaaaactttacaactacaattcattttgtttgtgtaaaaGGAGCAATCTCGAGCACACCCAG cTTCATTGAAAAATCTGCATGTTCTGTCTCTTTTATGTGGAACACTGAAACTGCTTGTCCAATCACATCCATTACACAGGGATCATGTGAGGTCGTTGACCCCAACTCTAGGTTGACCTATAACCTTCGACCTTTGATGAGGAAGGCTGACAACCCATACAGGGTGGATGGGGTACATGGGTACCAATATTAT ATAAACATATGTGGATCAGTATCAAGCTGCCAAGCAACCACTTCACCCATAGGGGCTTGTAGAGTAGAAAGTTACACAAATGCTATTGATCAAAAAGCTACGAATACGAGTTCATTATCTTATTCTGATGACGGGCAATTGTCATTAACTTACCAATCAAGCCAAAG AAACCAAGACGGTAGCTTtctcacatacgtggtaaactTCATCTGCAACCACACAGTGGCAGTAGGGGAGCCCAAACTAACAGACGTAGACGGACATATCATTCGGTTGGATTTTCAAACCTCATTGGCTTGCCAACCAGATACAGTGGATTGTATAGTAGCAG ACGACATGGGTAACCAGTACGACCTCACCCCGCTATCCAACCCCAACCACCCATGGGATGTTGTAGACACTCAAGTTTCAAGACGATTTTATGTTAGTGTGTGTCGCCCTTTACCTGCTGTATCTGGATGCCCAG GAGGAGGTACTGGTGCCTGCTTTATACAGCATGCAACAGACAACACAATTCAAGGTCACAGCCTAGGTCTCATCCAGTCTAACCCAACAGCCGTCACCCAGAATGGTACAgcctcgacagtgagcataaggtataTGGGAGGAGATGTTTGTGAGGCCGACCATACCATGAGATATTCTACaag aattttgtttatttgctcCACTACTAAAGGAAGATCCCCTGTTTTACAACCAAACAGTGACACACCGTGTGATTTTGTTTTCGTTTGGGAAACCCCATTTGCTTGCcccataaaaaaatcaatcaccAAGAAAGGTCACCCATGTTCTGTAGTTGAACCCCTTTATCAAATGACCTTTGACCTTTCAACTATGACCTCTACGACAGACTACACGGTTTCTGgag GCACTGAATGGgatttcaaattaaacatttgCTCCAAGCTAAATAATGGAATAGGTGCTTGTGAACAGTCTGGTGCATGTCAG GTATCCAAGACTAAAGCAAACAAAGTCCACACTGCAGGAAATCCAAACACAACCCTCATTTACGATGATGCTGTTATTAAACTTACATatttacatg GTGAGCGTTGTCATAACAACCAATTTGAAAGAACGAGTGAATTCCGCTTCACCTGCCATCACCACGGCAACGATAAACCAACTTTTATCAACGAAACACATGACTGCACATACCTGTTTGATTGGCCGACACCGAAAGCTTGTCCACCAATCAAAATCATTGAATGCACTGCACA GGACAGCGAAGGTCATCAGTATGATCTTTCCGCTCTGTCGCTCATGCACGACAATCACATGATCAGCAGTTCCCAAACAGGTCGTTCATATTACATCAATGTTTGTCGATCTATGCTACATCGTCCTACTGTTACTTGCCCTCCTAATTCAGCTGCTTGTGTAAGAAATGCAGACAATAG CTTCACAAATCTTGGTAGTGTGGATAGTAGTCCTCACTTCGTCGACGGAAAGTTACAACTTTGTTACACTCACGGTGACAACTGTCGCGGCAATCAAAACTACACGACAACCGTCACTTTTGAATGCAGTCAAACTAGCGCAGTACAGACTACCCCTATAGTTACAAGCACGGAAGATGAATGCAATGTTCAGATATTATGGACTACAAGCGCAGCATGTCCTGTGCAACAGGGAAATACACTGGGTAGTTGTAAAACTTCAAACCCAGCAACTG GTCATGAGTTTGACTTATCTTCACTTGAATCCACGACTTTCCACACAACCCAAGCATTGCATGGAAAGGAATACCACATCAATGTGTGTGAAAAAGTAAATGACCCTCACTGCCCAGCAAATTcag GTAACTGCTTGCATGGCAGTGGAAGTTATATTTCTTATGGAGAAGCTAATGCAAATTTAACATATACTGATGGTGCATTAGCTCTTGTATATGAACATGGAGATATATGCCCTGCTGATGACAGATACAG ACACAGCACTGAGATAAGTTTCGTTTGCCATCGTTCTACTTCACCCAACTTACAAGCTCCCGAAACCCCATCTACGACCCCCATACATATATCTGATGATGAAGACACGTGTACCCACTACTATACATGGTCTACATACTTAGCGTGTGAACAACAATTTCCATGCGCTGTTAATGATATGACTTCTGCAG TTCCGAGAATCATAGACCTTTCTCCATTTGTGCGCGAATCCGGTcactaccctactatatccaaCATAGTGGGTGACAGGGGTACCTACTTCATCAATATATGTCGACCCTTACAACCCATACAAGGGGTCACATGCCCCCCGGGGTCAGCGGCTTGTGAGGTTATTCCAGGTCACCAACCTCAG TCTTTGGGTTCTATTGACCCTACCCACCACTCGATGTCATATGAGAGCGAAACGAACACGGTTTCATTGGTTTACCACAGTAATCGACGATGCACGACGTCAAGTAACGCTACGGCAACTGTAACGACACAAATCGTGTTTTCGTGTCTTCAAGGTGCTGGGAAG GGTGAACCCCGTCTCACAGCTGTAACATCagattgtgtttatttattctcgtggCCGACTGATCTCATATTGTGCGACTCTCAAACAACATCTCCCTCAAGTGGCGAATGCAAGTTTACAGACGAAGCTAAAAAGTTGACGTATGATCTTTCAAAACTGGAGACAAAAACG ATAACAGACACAATTGGAAGCATCCAAGTTTCGTTATGTCAACCTCTCTCTAGCCCCCCTGAGTGTCAGGGAGCTGCCGTTTGCTACGAGGACACCTCTCACCACAAGGTGTCACTAGGGAGTGCATCGACACGAACTTTTTCTGCCGGTTTTTCGTCGGAATATCCGCTAACTGCTCACTATGCAGATGGGGCAGTATGTGGAAGAA CACCAAATAAACACCGCAGTACaactatattgtttatttgcgATATGAATCCTACTGAACCTGAACTAATACATAATGGAGACGAATGTCTATATACTGTGTATTGGAAAACACCGCTTGTATGTCCCCCTGTATCGGAAAG TTGTGTGGTTGCAGACACCACTCTGGGTTTGACCTTTGACCTCTCGTTGCTTTCCTCGCTCACTCATGCATGGCATTTCCGTAACAATGGATACTC ATATTATTTCAACTTGTGTCGAGCTGTACATACAACGGGAAGCCACCAATGTAAAGATGGAAGTTCTGTTTGTAGGAAAAAGGGGGCAGAG gcgAAAAGTTTTGGAATTGTGTCTTCGCAAAAAACGTCAGTAGTTTCAGCGACtgaaatagaaataacatatacTGGTGGTGACAAAGGGTTGTGTACGAGTGGTACTGCCCCGTTAAAGACAATCATACGTCTACAATGTTCACCCACTATTATGGGGAACCCACAGTTTGAAAG tttttCTGAAAATAGTTGCGAATTACGAGTCGCATGGAAAACACGAATCGCTTGTTCTGATTCGCCGACTTCTGTTACGCCTGATCGCACAGGAAAATTCGTTGACCCCAAATCTGGTGTCACCTTTGACCTTTCACCTCTGATGAACAAAAG GTCCTGGGTAGCCGGGGGTGATTTACGCGAAGATACGAGCTCGTACAAATACATGATTAGTATCCGTGGTAACCCGGACATTTCATCTGTAAACCCGTCATACAGCCAAGCATGTGGGGATATTGCTACCGTGTGTCAGTATAAAAAAGATACAAATTTTGTGCGAAAAATTGGCGAGTTGTCACCACATTCCCCAACCTATGTTATGTCAG ACGGCACTTTAGAGTTAAATTTCACATCTAATGATAAATGTGGAAAAGATCCAAAGAAAACAAGTTATGTCATTATTTCTCTAAGCTGTGGGGATAA TGGTCTTGGTTCACCTACATTTTTCTACGAATCAAATGATTGTGGATATTATTTCCACTGGTATACAAGTGTGATGTGCGCAGATATTGAAAT tgtttccagcaATAAAACCAACAGTCGTTCCAACACACCAGTATCCAACCCTGGTTCTTCGACTGGGCAACACTCAAATGCTGGTGGAATTCGTGGCTGGAGTTTTTGTGACCGTCGGGGTTTTGTTTATTCTCGTAATTGTGTTCCGTAA